The following proteins come from a genomic window of Alosa sapidissima isolate fAloSap1 chromosome 22, fAloSap1.pri, whole genome shotgun sequence:
- the LOC121697586 gene encoding uncharacterized protein LOC121697586 isoform X2, with translation MGLHRKLSSVQAKKKWDNLQNKYKDLKNPPPGVTVIPSTWRWFSVMDDAMEGRLDNSAPEVSIASIAASRDSDFKPIKPCRRRYFSTVRMEPVATQPAAMQPAAVVTLLPRKNEIEFLVNDNDILWTPEGTAGDAMQQEMESDRRDIEQERAQLDSDWGLVEKEREVLERERMVLEHERAGLQRELAALDRDRAALERERASVERDRAAVDRERAVLEKERARLESDRLATGLNNVVSSRDYTTVGMNGRTNTSDGIRQVTLDPECLDRRQKFLDLFEKLIEKF, from the exons ATGGGTCTTCACAGAAAGCTGTCCTCTGTCCAAGCAAAGAAGAAATGGGATAACCTTCAAAATAAATACAAG GACCTAAAGAACCCGCCGCCCGGTGTCACGGTCATCCCCAGCACCTGGCGCTGGTTTTCAGTGATGGACGATGCCATGGAGGGGCGGTTGGACAACAGCGCCCCAGAGGTGTCCATTGCGTCCATTGCGGCCAGCCGCGACTCAGATTTCAAACCCATCAAGCCCTGCCGTAGACGGTACTTCAGCACCGTCAGGATGGAGCCTGTGGCAACGCAGCCAGCGGCAATGCAGCCAGCGGCAGTGGTGACGTTGCTGCCGCGAAAAAACGAGATCGAGTTCTTGGTGAACGACAACGACATCCTATGGACACCGGAAGGCACTGCGGGGGATGCAATGCAGCAGGAGATGGAGAGCGACAGGCGGGATATCGAGCAGGAGAGGGCGCAGCTGGACAGCGACTGGGGGCTTGTGGAGAAGGAGCGTGAGGTGCTGGAGCGTGAGAGGATGGTGCTGGAGCACGAGCGCGCCGGCCTACAGAGAGAGCTCGCCGCCCTGGACCGAGACCGGGCCGCCCTCGAGAGAGAAAGGGCGTCcgtagagagagacagggcaGCGGTGGATCGGGAGAGAGCCGtgctggagaaggagagggcAAGACTGGAGAGTGACAGGCTAGCGACTGGCCTCAATAATGTGGTCAGCAGCAGGGACTATACAACTGTTGGAATGAATGGTAGAACAAACACGTCAGATGGGATCAGGCAAGTGACCCTTGATCCAGAATGTCTGGACAGGAGGCAGAAGTTCCTGGACTTGTTTGAGAAACTCATAGAGAAATTCTGA